A region from the Aegilops tauschii subsp. strangulata cultivar AL8/78 chromosome 5, Aet v6.0, whole genome shotgun sequence genome encodes:
- the LOC109756072 gene encoding uncharacterized protein — protein MVFSSFPIFLDPPSWTQMQQQQPLQCFMGGGGGSEHQHHQLIPASTGQLAPLPDVPGNTAASAPAVAGSSSASLQLVVSGQQGNPGEQPPRPSVSMTERARMARVPLPEPGTLRCPRCDSANTKFCYFNNYSLSQPRHFCKACRRYWTRGGALRNVPVGGGCRRNTKRSSKKSSRQGQGQGGGGAVAAATSSSSTTSTSTTTSAAAATAADVIASMQALPHHLGGLPAAAALEASLEGYHSHSHHQHHNLPFLPPQFLQQGLHGYHFADGDIGSQLADGFPRGVASGLLAQLASIKMEEHGAGAGGTGGGFVGAHEQYWPGSGGGGGWPTEFLSGFSSNSSGNVM, from the exons ATGGTTTTCTCCTCCTTCCCGATCTTCCTCGACCCTCCAAGTTGGACCCAG atgcagcagcagcagcctcTTCAGTGTTTCATGGGAGGAGGTGGCGGCAGCGAGCACCAGCACCACCAGCTGATCCCTGCGTCGACCGGCCAGCTGGCGCCGCTGCCGGACGTGCCCGGCAACACTGCGGCAAGCGCGCCGGCGGTGGCCGGATCGTCCTCGGCCTCGCTGCAGCTGGTTGTGTCGGGACAGCAGGGTAACCCGGGTGAGCAGCCGCCGCGGCCGTCAGTGTCGATGACCGAGCGCGCCCGGATGGCCCGCGTGCCGCTGCCGGAGCCCGGCACGCTCCGGTGCCCGCGCTGCGACTCGGCCAACACCAAGTTCTGCTACTTCAACAACTACTCGCTCTCGCAGCCGCGCCACTTCTGCAAGGCGTGCCGCCGCTACTGGACGCGGGGCGGCGCGCTGCGCAACGTCCCCGTCGGCGGCGGCTGCCGCCGCAACACCAAGCGCTCCAGCAAGAAGTCGTCGCGCCAGGGCCAGGgccagggcggcggcggtgccGTCGCGGCCGCCACGTCGTCGTCCTCCACCACCTCTACCTCGACCACCACgagcgccgccgcggcgaccgcGGCCGACGTCATCGCCAGCATGCAGGCACTGCCGCACCACCTAGGCGGCCTCCCCGCTGCAGCCGCATTGGAGGCGTCGCTGGAGGGGTACCACAGCCACAgccaccaccagcaccacaacctgCCGTTCCTGCCGCCGCAGTTCCTGCAGCAAGGGCTGCACGGGTACCACTTCGCCGACGGCGACATCGGCTCACAGCTGGCCGACGGGTTCCCGAGAGGCGTCGCGTCGGGGCTGCTCGCGCAGCTGGCGTCGATCAAGATGGAGGAGCAcggcgcgggcgccggcggcACTGGAGGCGGCTTTGTCGGAGCGCACGAGCAGTACTGGCCCGGAAGCGGTGGCGGTGGCGGGTGGCCGACGGAGTTCTTGTCCGGGTTCAGCTCTAACTCGTCGGGGAATGTGATGTGA